One window of the Natronomonas marina genome contains the following:
- a CDS encoding acyl-CoA synthetase — MDRLESYYFHEEEWASYEDLYEAFEWEVPETLNVADYICDRWADDEDRVALFFEDDAGTERAYTFGEINERANRLANYLESRGVERGDRIGINLPQRPETIVAHVAAWKMGAVSVPLSTRFGPDAIEYRLGDSGAKACLVGEANVDSYRRGTDSLDALETTLVVGDVDPQNDEIGLSDALEGSSPAFDNVRTGPDDDLIIVYTSGTTGDPKGTRHGHRVVLGHLPTFLLVWCNMELTEQDVFFSPAEWAWILVFDYVFPAMFYGQPQVAYNGGEFDPVKAFELIEKYDVTSYFAPPTALRMMRASGAESHSAESVRVIATGGEAVGADIVDWVDERFGGAALNEAYGQTEANLLVGSCEALMDVPIGKIGRAMPGHEVRLADQHDPAETVAPGEIGEFAAKYEGDPVCLKEYWNKPDKTEAKIRDGWVLTGDLGIKDEDGYYSFHSRKDDVIISAGYRIGPTEIEESLADHEAVANAGVIGVPDEERGEVPKAFVVLQNGYEPSEELKDQLRAYVKDALAMYEYPREIEFIDELPKTVTDKVRRRDLREREGILD; from the coding sequence ATGGATCGACTCGAGAGTTACTACTTCCACGAGGAGGAGTGGGCCAGTTACGAGGACCTCTACGAGGCGTTCGAGTGGGAGGTCCCCGAGACGCTGAACGTGGCCGATTACATCTGTGATCGGTGGGCCGACGACGAGGACCGCGTCGCGCTGTTCTTCGAGGACGATGCGGGGACGGAGCGGGCCTACACCTTCGGGGAGATCAACGAGCGGGCCAACAGGCTCGCCAACTACCTCGAGAGCAGGGGCGTAGAGCGCGGCGACCGGATCGGGATCAACCTGCCACAGCGGCCCGAGACGATCGTCGCTCACGTCGCCGCCTGGAAGATGGGTGCGGTGTCGGTGCCGCTGAGCACGCGCTTCGGCCCCGACGCCATCGAGTACCGGCTCGGCGACTCGGGGGCGAAGGCGTGTCTCGTCGGGGAGGCCAACGTCGACTCGTACCGTCGGGGGACGGACTCGCTCGACGCGCTGGAAACCACGCTCGTCGTCGGGGACGTGGATCCGCAGAACGACGAAATCGGGCTTTCGGACGCACTGGAGGGGAGTTCGCCGGCGTTCGACAACGTCAGAACCGGCCCCGACGACGACCTGATAATCGTCTACACGAGCGGGACCACGGGCGATCCGAAGGGGACGCGACACGGCCACCGGGTGGTGCTGGGCCACCTCCCGACGTTCCTTCTGGTGTGGTGCAATATGGAGCTCACCGAACAGGACGTGTTCTTCTCGCCGGCGGAGTGGGCGTGGATCCTCGTCTTCGACTACGTGTTCCCGGCGATGTTCTACGGGCAGCCGCAGGTGGCCTACAACGGCGGCGAGTTCGACCCCGTGAAGGCTTTCGAGCTGATCGAGAAGTACGACGTGACGAGCTACTTCGCGCCGCCGACGGCGCTCCGGATGATGCGGGCCTCGGGGGCGGAATCGCACTCGGCGGAGTCGGTGCGGGTCATCGCTACGGGCGGCGAAGCGGTCGGTGCCGACATCGTCGACTGGGTCGACGAGCGGTTCGGCGGCGCCGCGCTCAACGAAGCCTACGGCCAGACGGAGGCGAATCTGCTGGTCGGCTCCTGTGAGGCGCTGATGGACGTTCCGATCGGGAAGATCGGGCGGGCGATGCCGGGCCACGAGGTCCGGCTGGCCGACCAGCACGACCCCGCCGAGACTGTCGCCCCCGGCGAGATCGGCGAGTTCGCCGCGAAGTACGAGGGCGACCCCGTCTGTCTGAAGGAGTACTGGAACAAGCCGGACAAGACCGAGGCGAAGATCCGCGACGGGTGGGTGCTGACCGGCGACCTCGGCATCAAGGACGAGGACGGCTACTACTCGTTCCACAGCCGCAAGGACGACGTCATCATCTCCGCGGGCTACCGGATCGGGCCGACGGAGATCGAAGAGAGCCTCGCGGACCACGAGGCCGTCGCCAACGCCGGCGTGATCGGCGTTCCCGACGAGGAACGGGGCGAGGTCCCGAAGGCCTTCGTCGTCCTCCAGAACGGGTACGAACCGTCCGAGGAACTGAAAGACCAGCTGCGAGCCTACGTCAAGGACGCTCTCGCGATGTACGAGTACCCGCGGGAGATCGAGTTCATCGACGAGTTACCCAAGACCGTCACCGACAAGGTCCGGCGACGCGACCTCCGGGAGCGCGAGGGGATCTTGGACTAG
- a CDS encoding PaaI family thioesterase, with amino-acid sequence MADDETPMDPDPFADLLGMRIVEMEDGYARGVLPMRPALSSSPDTTVAHGGVPYALADHTGGAAAVSVDGWPTPTIDMRIDYLRPVTDDLEAVAEIARMGKNVATVDVELSTGSDGTVAVGRGVYKVGGREESAWSGE; translated from the coding sequence ATGGCCGACGACGAGACGCCGATGGATCCGGACCCGTTCGCCGACCTGCTGGGGATGCGAATCGTGGAGATGGAGGACGGGTACGCGAGGGGGGTCCTGCCGATGCGTCCGGCGCTGTCGTCGTCGCCGGACACCACGGTCGCACACGGCGGAGTGCCGTACGCCCTCGCCGACCACACGGGCGGTGCGGCTGCCGTGTCGGTCGACGGCTGGCCGACCCCGACGATCGACATGAGAATCGACTACCTCCGGCCGGTGACCGACGACCTCGAGGCCGTCGCCGAAATCGCCCGGATGGGCAAGAACGTCGCAACCGTGGACGTCGAACTCTCGACGGGGAGCGACGGGACGGTGGCCGTCGGACGGGGAGTCTACAAGGTTGGGGGGCGCGAAGAGAGCGCCTGGTCCGGCGAGTAG
- a CDS encoding TIGR04024 family LLM class F420-dependent oxidoreductase → MTGDVDRELLLHVRAHDSMESVLQQMSRAEELDYRRVSMGEATGWNRVGLLAVGAERTDEIGLTNDVFSPYSRSPALLGQTAAMLQQLSDGRYRLGLGTSSPALVENWHGLSFDRPLRRLRETIEIVRRVTTGERVSYDGEIFELEGLQLEDPAPETAPPIDVATIGPKTVELVGRFADGWVPQMFTPDGLRDRLEDLERGSDLGDRDPDAVRTSFILRCCAMEDGERAREIARNHLAFVIGAYGPYYRKSIERQGYGDVTAELQERWERGERDRMTDALPDALLDELVAAGTPAEVREKYAEFAAIDGIDAVRVGFFDGQSVENQLETMAALAE, encoded by the coding sequence ATGACGGGCGACGTCGACCGCGAACTCCTGTTGCACGTTCGCGCCCACGACTCGATGGAGTCGGTGCTCCAGCAGATGAGTCGGGCGGAGGAGTTGGACTATCGACGCGTCTCGATGGGGGAGGCGACGGGGTGGAACCGCGTCGGACTGCTCGCGGTCGGGGCCGAGCGGACCGACGAGATCGGCCTCACGAACGACGTGTTCTCCCCGTACTCCCGCTCGCCCGCGTTGCTCGGCCAGACGGCTGCCATGCTCCAGCAGCTGAGCGACGGCCGCTACCGGCTCGGTCTCGGGACGAGTTCGCCAGCGCTCGTCGAGAACTGGCACGGGCTGTCGTTCGACCGGCCCCTCAGGCGGTTGCGCGAGACGATCGAGATCGTCCGGCGAGTGACCACGGGCGAACGCGTCAGCTACGACGGCGAGATCTTCGAACTCGAGGGGCTCCAGCTCGAAGACCCCGCACCGGAGACCGCGCCACCGATCGACGTGGCCACGATCGGCCCGAAGACCGTCGAGCTGGTCGGTCGGTTCGCCGACGGCTGGGTGCCGCAGATGTTCACCCCCGACGGGCTCCGCGATCGGCTGGAGGACCTCGAACGCGGCAGTGACCTGGGGGACCGCGACCCCGATGCGGTCCGGACGAGCTTCATCCTCCGGTGCTGTGCGATGGAGGACGGAGAGCGGGCACGGGAGATCGCACGAAACCACCTGGCGTTCGTCATCGGAGCCTACGGCCCCTACTACAGGAAGTCGATCGAACGGCAGGGGTACGGCGACGTCACGGCGGAGCTACAGGAGCGCTGGGAGCGCGGCGAACGGGACCGGATGACCGACGCGCTGCCCGACGCCCTGCTGGACGAACTCGTGGCCGCCGGGACGCCGGCGGAGGTCAGAGAGAAGTACGCCGAGTTCGCCGCCATCGACGGCATCGACGCCGTCCGGGTCGGGTTCTTCGACGGACAGTCGGTCGAGAACCAACTCGAGACGATGGCGGCACTCGCCGAGTAG
- a CDS encoding enoyl-CoA hydratase/isomerase family protein, with translation MARSDSYEEWAVSVSDHGIASVELRHEKDAIDERGMVEFHEMLGRLPHRDDVEVILLTGGSSAFCVGLDIATFVDIFDATEGDEVERQRRIRELIHRFHGAILEMATVGCPVIAAVNGFAAGGGFSIALASDQIIASADAEFTHAYTDIGASSDGGSTYFLPRLVGLQKAKELVFTPQPLSADRMAELGVVNQVVEEDFEETVRERARTLADRPTEAIARSKRLLNGSLDATLEGQLEREREDMAEIVLTEEFERRVRGFVRGEE, from the coding sequence ATGGCTCGTTCCGACAGCTACGAGGAGTGGGCGGTTTCGGTGAGCGACCACGGGATCGCGTCCGTGGAGTTACGGCACGAGAAGGACGCCATCGACGAGCGCGGGATGGTGGAGTTCCACGAGATGCTCGGACGGCTCCCCCACCGGGATGACGTGGAGGTCATCCTCCTCACCGGCGGATCGTCGGCGTTCTGTGTCGGCCTCGATATAGCGACGTTCGTCGACATCTTCGACGCGACGGAAGGCGACGAGGTCGAACGACAGCGCCGGATTCGGGAGTTGATCCACCGGTTCCACGGGGCGATCCTCGAGATGGCCACCGTCGGCTGTCCCGTGATCGCTGCGGTGAACGGGTTCGCAGCGGGCGGCGGGTTCAGCATCGCGCTGGCCTCCGACCAGATAATCGCCTCGGCCGACGCCGAGTTCACGCACGCCTACACCGACATCGGCGCGTCCTCCGACGGCGGGAGCACCTACTTCCTGCCCCGGCTCGTCGGACTCCAGAAGGCCAAGGAGCTGGTCTTCACGCCACAGCCGCTCTCCGCCGACCGGATGGCCGAGCTGGGCGTCGTAAACCAGGTCGTCGAGGAGGACTTCGAAGAAACCGTCCGGGAACGCGCCCGGACGCTCGCGGATCGGCCGACGGAGGCCATCGCCCGCAGCAAGCGGCTACTCAACGGGAGCCTCGACGCGACGCTCGAAGGACAGCTCGAGCGGGAACGCGAGGATATGGCCGAGATCGTGCTGACCGAGGAGTTCGAGCGCCGCGTCCGCGGGTTCGTACGCGGCGAGGAATAG